A DNA window from Maribellus comscasis contains the following coding sequences:
- the mtnP gene encoding S-methyl-5'-thioadenosine phosphorylase: MTKIAIIGGSGLEDPSILKNPNEIKISTPYGEPSSSFKTGEINGVEVGILSRHGREHSITPTFVNNRANIWAIRELGFTHIIATSACGSLRDEIKRGDLVILDQFIDFTRFRKTTFFDSFEKGELKHTPMADPFNNDLRNRLINAAKELKLSYHPKGTTISIEGPRFSTRAESKMFRMWGADVINMSVAPECILANELEIPYATIALSTDYDCWKTDEAPVTWEEVLKVFNQNVKNVISLITKTISSFQPL; this comes from the coding sequence ATGACAAAAATCGCCATCATCGGAGGCTCGGGCCTTGAAGATCCTTCCATTCTGAAAAATCCAAATGAAATAAAAATTTCAACTCCTTACGGAGAACCTTCATCTTCATTCAAAACCGGCGAAATAAACGGTGTTGAAGTCGGTATTTTATCACGGCATGGAAGAGAGCATTCTATTACACCTACCTTTGTGAATAACCGGGCAAATATTTGGGCCATCCGCGAGTTGGGTTTTACTCACATAATTGCAACTTCGGCCTGCGGTAGTTTGCGTGACGAAATAAAAAGAGGTGATTTGGTCATCCTCGATCAGTTTATCGATTTTACCCGTTTTCGCAAAACTACTTTTTTCGATTCGTTTGAAAAAGGAGAACTAAAACACACGCCAATGGCAGATCCGTTTAACAACGACTTGAGAAACCGTTTAATAAATGCGGCAAAAGAATTAAAGTTAAGTTATCACCCAAAAGGAACAACCATTTCGATAGAAGGACCAAGATTTTCAACCCGTGCAGAATCGAAGATGTTCAGAATGTGGGGAGCTGATGTAATAAATATGTCTGTCGCTCCTGAATGTATTCTGGCCAACGAACTTGAAATTCCATATGCAACCATTGCACTCAGTACCGATTATGATTGCTGGAAAACCGATGAAGCTCCGGTTACCTGGGAAGAAGTACTAAAAGTATTTAACCAGAATGTAAAAAATGTAATCAGCTTAATCACCAAAACAATTTCATCGTTTCAGCCATTATAA
- the mtnA gene encoding S-methyl-5-thioribose-1-phosphate isomerase: MKIKSKQYHTIWLKENDPQIVQVIDQRKLPFSFEIMDLKSVSDVFFAIREMVVRGAPLIGITAAYGMYLALFETAEKNFENNVKEKAKFLKSARPTAVNLAFAVDEILRFILKEKDSSQIIEKTLEKVHFLKTQEILFSERIGEFGLELIQKIFNKKGTTVNILTHCNAGWLACIDWGTATAPIYKAHLKGIPVHVWVDETRPRNQGARLTAFELSEEGVPHTVIADNTGGHLMQHGKVDLVIVGSDRTTIGGDVANKIGTYLKALAANDNNVPFYVALPSSTIDWNIEDGLTEIPIEERGAEEVAEIEGVNKSEIKTVRLIPEKSNVVNYGFDVTPARLVSGLITERGICKANKQSIKSLFPEKQ, translated from the coding sequence GTGAAAATAAAAAGTAAACAATATCATACTATATGGTTAAAAGAAAATGATCCGCAAATTGTTCAGGTAATCGACCAAAGAAAATTGCCTTTCTCTTTTGAAATCATGGATTTAAAATCCGTTTCAGATGTTTTTTTTGCCATTCGGGAGATGGTTGTACGCGGCGCCCCGCTAATAGGAATTACTGCTGCCTACGGCATGTATCTTGCTTTGTTCGAAACAGCAGAGAAAAATTTTGAAAACAATGTAAAAGAAAAAGCTAAATTTTTAAAATCAGCCCGACCAACAGCAGTAAATCTGGCTTTTGCAGTGGACGAAATCCTCAGATTTATTCTAAAAGAAAAAGATTCTTCACAAATCATAGAAAAAACGCTGGAGAAAGTTCATTTTCTGAAAACACAGGAAATTCTTTTTAGTGAGAGAATTGGTGAATTTGGATTGGAACTCATTCAAAAAATTTTTAACAAAAAAGGTACAACGGTAAATATCCTGACGCATTGTAATGCCGGCTGGCTGGCTTGTATTGACTGGGGAACAGCAACCGCTCCCATTTACAAAGCTCACCTCAAAGGGATTCCCGTTCATGTGTGGGTAGATGAAACGCGACCGAGAAATCAGGGGGCGCGTTTAACAGCATTCGAACTTTCGGAAGAAGGTGTTCCGCACACTGTTATTGCCGACAATACCGGCGGTCATCTAATGCAACACGGGAAAGTGGATCTGGTGATTGTAGGCAGCGACCGCACAACCATTGGCGGAGATGTGGCCAATAAAATAGGCACCTATCTAAAAGCACTGGCTGCAAACGACAACAATGTTCCTTTTTATGTGGCCCTTCCCTCCTCCACCATCGACTGGAATATTGAAGACGGATTAACAGAAATTCCTATTGAAGAACGCGGCGCAGAAGAAGTCGCGGAAATTGAAGGAGTAAACAAATCGGAGATAAAAACGGTAAGACTGATTCCTGAAAAAAGTAACGTTGTCAACTACGGGTTTGATGTAACACCTGCCCGCCTGGTAAGCGGGCTAATTACCGAACGCGGAATTTGCAAAGCAAATAAACAAAGTATAAAATCGTTATTTCCTGAAAAACAATAA
- a CDS encoding HAD family hydrolase, whose product MNPDLTNIKNIIFDLGNVLLNLDFDASIEAFRKIGLNDEVINRKHAYSDPIFYALEVGKVTTEEFSNQVRRVIKNPLATNKQIEDAWYAMIKEIPANRVKVVQELNKSFNVYLFSNTNEIHIRRLHKEFKDQHGIDFPSLFTKDFYSHEIQDRKPDLESFKKVIELSGVNPGETLFVDDLEPNILSAQKAGLQTLWLKKGMEMAEIFGETVTSES is encoded by the coding sequence ATGAATCCCGACCTTACAAATATAAAAAACATCATTTTTGATTTAGGAAACGTATTGCTGAATCTTGATTTTGATGCTTCAATTGAGGCCTTTCGAAAAATAGGTTTAAATGATGAAGTTATCAATCGAAAGCATGCTTATTCGGATCCTATTTTTTATGCGCTGGAAGTTGGAAAAGTAACCACCGAAGAATTTAGTAATCAGGTTCGTCGTGTTATTAAAAATCCGCTTGCAACCAACAAACAGATTGAAGATGCCTGGTATGCGATGATTAAGGAAATTCCGGCAAATCGTGTGAAAGTAGTTCAGGAGTTAAATAAAAGTTTTAATGTTTATCTTTTCAGTAATACCAACGAAATTCATATTCGGAGGCTGCACAAGGAATTTAAGGACCAACATGGTATTGATTTTCCCTCACTTTTTACGAAAGATTTTTATTCGCATGAAATTCAGGACAGGAAACCGGACTTGGAATCATTTAAAAAGGTGATTGAACTATCAGGAGTTAACCCTGGAGAAACCCTCTTTGTAGATGATTTGGAACCCAACATTTTAAGTGCGCAAAAGGCAGGGTTACAAACGCTGTGGCTGAAAAAAGGTATGGAAATGGCTGAAATTTTTGGAGAAACGGTTACTTCAGAATCCTGA
- a CDS encoding peptidylprolyl isomerase, with amino-acid sequence MKNLVTFLFILLILLSCNSQKKKTADKPEPQKQTQTENNEDAVWKKVLSSVVNIDTYDENRILESGQGFFIAEDLIATKYSLVNQANKVWVTPFDEDKKYLADKYVAVDRINDIIILKIDSLKRNPIELFGGNAPNSAKTLYISSNSGKTLQLFTGKVLNLTTLQGSYVYRITNRIRKSIFGTPIFVSNHKAIGIAFAAVDNFEMQSFVIPSTYIADLLKNKNLPATLESLRSHSNKEIAVENMKIKGLVLETDMGDITIRLINETPVYRDNFIKLTKEHFFDSLLIHRVIADFGIQSGAADSRYAKKGNSVGYKGPGYTLPANIVPGLYHKRGVIGSPRKPDTQNQRRRSEGSQFYIVSGRKYIDEELDELEKQNEIKFTAEQRRIYKTIGGAPHLDGSYTIFGEVTSGMEVVDKIVKVKTDTKWRPVEDIRLKNIRILK; translated from the coding sequence ATGAAAAATCTTGTCACATTCCTTTTTATTTTACTGATATTGCTTTCCTGCAATTCACAGAAGAAAAAAACTGCCGACAAACCGGAGCCTCAAAAACAGACTCAGACCGAAAACAACGAAGATGCAGTCTGGAAGAAAGTTTTGTCATCGGTGGTAAATATCGATACTTACGACGAAAACAGGATTTTAGAATCAGGACAAGGATTTTTTATAGCTGAAGATTTAATTGCAACAAAATACTCTTTGGTTAATCAGGCCAATAAAGTATGGGTTACTCCCTTTGACGAAGACAAAAAGTACCTGGCTGACAAATATGTTGCTGTTGACAGGATTAACGATATAATTATTTTAAAAATCGATAGCCTCAAACGAAACCCCATCGAACTTTTTGGAGGGAATGCACCCAATTCAGCAAAAACGCTTTATATTTCGTCAAACTCCGGAAAAACACTTCAGCTCTTCACCGGGAAAGTATTAAACCTCACCACCTTGCAAGGTTCCTATGTATACAGGATTACCAACCGGATACGGAAATCGATTTTTGGCACACCAATTTTTGTTTCCAACCATAAGGCGATTGGAATTGCATTTGCCGCAGTGGATAACTTCGAGATGCAAAGCTTTGTTATTCCGTCAACATATATTGCTGATTTGCTAAAAAATAAAAATCTGCCCGCAACTTTGGAATCACTGCGGTCGCATTCAAATAAAGAAATTGCTGTGGAAAACATGAAAATCAAAGGGCTGGTTCTGGAAACCGACATGGGTGATATTACCATTCGGCTTATTAACGAAACACCTGTATACCGTGACAATTTTATAAAACTCACAAAAGAGCATTTTTTCGACAGCCTGCTTATCCATCGTGTAATTGCCGATTTTGGTATTCAGAGTGGAGCTGCCGACAGCAGGTATGCAAAAAAAGGAAACTCTGTGGGTTACAAAGGGCCGGGTTATACACTCCCGGCAAACATTGTTCCCGGCTTGTATCATAAACGAGGAGTGATTGGCTCTCCAAGAAAACCTGATACTCAAAACCAGCGGCGGCGCTCCGAGGGATCGCAGTTTTACATCGTTTCCGGCCGGAAATATATTGACGAGGAACTTGATGAGTTAGAAAAACAAAACGAAATTAAATTTACTGCCGAACAAAGAAGAATTTATAAAACCATTGGCGGCGCTCCACACCTCGATGGCAGCTACACTATTTTTGGCGAAGTAACCTCGGGAATGGAAGTGGTAGATAAAATCGTAAAAGTAAAAACCGACACAAAATGGCGCCCGGTGGAAGATATCAGGCTGAAAAATATCAGGATTCTGAAGTAA
- a CDS encoding peptidylprolyl isomerase has product MVRVLIFIVFFIYSFQSYSQTKIVEISTNMGSMKFKLYDDTPKHRDAFIELAKEGYYNETLFYRVIQDFLIQGGSKSSKNAPPGKRIGYGDPDKTVDDEILSNHFHKKGALCAPRQPDEVNPYKQSDISQFFIIKGRVHTEGELDTMEIAVNRPIRNKIVQQYMNPEVREKLKQLKEEKKVDEFRKIAADIKKNIETEYNLDPEVLEFSEEQRKAYTTVGGYPDLDGKYTIFGECISGFETIDKISALKTDKNNRPFTDVKITVRVLSE; this is encoded by the coding sequence ATGGTACGAGTTTTAATATTCATTGTTTTTTTCATTTATTCATTTCAAAGTTACAGTCAGACAAAAATTGTGGAGATATCCACAAATATGGGGAGCATGAAGTTTAAACTATACGACGATACCCCAAAACACCGTGATGCTTTTATTGAACTGGCCAAAGAAGGATATTACAATGAAACTCTTTTCTACCGGGTAATTCAGGATTTTCTCATACAAGGTGGTTCAAAAAGCTCAAAAAATGCTCCTCCCGGGAAACGGATAGGTTACGGAGATCCTGACAAAACTGTTGATGATGAAATTCTTTCAAATCATTTTCATAAAAAGGGAGCTTTGTGCGCACCGCGTCAACCCGACGAGGTTAACCCCTACAAACAGTCCGACATTTCGCAATTTTTTATCATCAAAGGCAGGGTTCATACCGAGGGCGAACTGGATACTATGGAAATAGCTGTCAATCGTCCAATCAGAAATAAAATTGTACAGCAATACATGAACCCGGAAGTGCGCGAAAAACTCAAACAATTAAAAGAAGAAAAAAAAGTCGATGAGTTCAGAAAAATTGCTGCCGATATAAAAAAGAACATCGAAACAGAATATAACCTTGATCCTGAGGTGCTGGAATTTTCAGAAGAACAAAGAAAAGCCTATACAACTGTTGGAGGCTATCCCGATTTGGATGGAAAGTATACTATTTTTGGCGAATGTATTTCGGGATTTGAAACCATCGATAAAATTTCGGCACTAAAAACCGATAAAAACAACCGCCCGTTTACCGATGTTAAAATAACAGTTAGAGTACTGAGCGAATAA